A window of the Arachis duranensis cultivar V14167 chromosome 5, aradu.V14167.gnm2.J7QH, whole genome shotgun sequence genome harbors these coding sequences:
- the LOC107487603 gene encoding uncharacterized protein LOC107487603 isoform X2, producing MEKNKYQILGSASGQQPPTNEPQGNKQKGQANVTVLPNSKQQQQLSIAPKPYTPQSATEQFLAMTMPTNQWQQAQMFAQLTTPPPPTYWQPQWPSGVAPFMGSNFPPIYQPFPPNGTTDPSCQGVGTSSTTRPLVPDMHYPIPYPYPGFPGPCDPSSWLSQMQQLQHLYAYNFPGAHGYSSVAPTAPGFSASGEQSSHKGTIRPPANLSQKHQQLWEAQSAENVQLWSIIDKLQAEVSDYKVRLTRLEEEVSSLKQKAAAPPHNEVKGQPRKRGRPRKRPLDILYPYPIHQESQPQTQCRKPAPLIKPHFEIKPSLFEKVILKPHDQGVPNHSTMAKQQTNEKILDAVTPEVSGNIQNNQGKSLLPTHGSEVYQEYQGPQSYASGSAYASGAWVSFKNLDMVTAYCVLPNPKEVRWSNGIVSARYRGDTDKGSHGGTHCIPIQNSAKELLNAASKGHFHNGIVIKQEQEEGAKVSPGQSSANETEEVEDTNSGSAEDENEDEMEDDTGSSAEETDVPKDEGECTMNNS from the exons ATGGAAAAGAACAAGTATCAGATTCTGGGTTCCGCTTCTGGTCAACAACCTCCGACAAATGAACCGCAG GGCAACAAACAGAAAGGCCAAGCAAATGTGACAGTTTTGCCTAACTCAAAACAACAGCAGCAGCTATCCATTGCCCCTAAACCCTACACTCCTCAAAGTGCTACAGAACAGTTCCTGGCAATGACCATGCCCACCAATCAGTGGCAACAAGCTCAGATGTTTGCACAGTTAACAACACCGCCACCACCAACCTATTGGCAACCTCAGTGGCCTTCTGGTGTTGCTCCATTTATGGGATCAAATTTTCCCCCAATTTATCAGCCATTCCCTCCTAATGGCACCACTGATCCTAGCTGCCAAGGTGTTGGAACTTCCTCAACTACCCGGCCTCTAGTTCCGGATATGCATTACCCTATTCCCTACCCGTATCCTGGATTTCCAG GTCCTTGTGATCCATCATCTTGGTTGAGTCAAATGCAGCAATTACAGCATCTCTATGCTTACAATTTTCCTGGTGCGCATGGCTATTCTTCGGTAGCTCCTACTGCGCCTGGCTTCTCAGCTTCTGGAGAGCAATCTTCCCATAAAGGAACTATCAGACCACCTGCAAATCTTTCTCAGAAGCACCAGCAACTCTGGGAAGCTCAG TCAGCAGAGAATGTCCAGCTCTGGAGCATAATAGATAAATTGCAGGCTGAAGTTTCCGATTACAAGGTTCGTCTCACAAGGCTTGAAGAAGAAGTTTCATCACTCAAACAAAAAGCAGCAGCGCCTCCCCATAATGAAGTTAAGG GACAGCCACGAAAGAGAGGGAGGCCACGTAAGCGGCCACTGGATATACTGTATCCGTATCCAATCCATCAAGAATCTCAACCACAAACTCAGTGTAGAAAGCCAGCGCCACTAATTAAGCCTCACTTTGAAATTAAACCATCTCTCTTTGAGAAAGTTATCCTTAAGCCACATGATCAAGGTGTGCCAAATCACTCTACAATGGCAAAGCAGCAAACCAATGAAAAGATCTTAGATGCCGTAACACCAGAAGTGAGTGGCAACATCCAAAACAATCAAGGCAAATCATTGTTGCCTACACACGGAAGCGAAGTTTATCAGGAATATCAGGGACCCCAATCATATGCTAGTGGCAGCGCTTATGCTTCGGGAGCATGggttagttttaaaaatttagacatGGTAACAGCCTATTGTGTACTTCCAAATCCAAAAGAAGTACGATGGAGTAATGGGATTGTTTCGGCTAGATACCGAGGAGATACTGATAAAGGGAGTCATGGGGGAACTCATTGCATACCCATTCAAAACTCTGCTAAGGAACTGTTAAATGCAGCAAGTAAAGGTCATTTCCATAATGGCATTGTTAtcaaacaagaacaagaagaaggagCAAAGGTATCACCTGGACAGAGTTCTGCTAATGAAACAGAGGAGGTGGAAGATACTAACTCAGGATCAGCCGAAGATGAAAATGAGGATGAAATGGAAGATGACACTGGCTCCAGTGCTGAAGAAACTGATGTGCCTAAAGATGAGGGTGAGTGCACCATGAATAATAGTTGA
- the LOC107487603 gene encoding uncharacterized protein LOC107487603 isoform X1, producing the protein MEKNKYQILGSASGQQPPTNEPQGNKQKGQANVTVLPNSKQQQQLSIAPKPYTPQSATEQFLAMTMPTNQWQQAQMFAQLTTPPPPTYWQPQWPSGVAPFMGSNFPPIYQPFPPNGTTDPSCQGVGTSSTTRPLVPDMHYPIPYPYPGFPGPCDPSSWLSQMQQLQHLYAYNFPGAHGYSSVAPTAPGFSASGEQSSHKGTIRPPANLSQKHQQLWEAQSAENVQLWSIIDKLQAEVSDYKVRLTRLEEEVSSLKQKAAAPPHNEVKGNIPKAAVPPRNEVKGNIPLGEVNGNIPFGTGQPRKRGRPRKRPLDILYPYPIHQESQPQTQCRKPAPLIKPHFEIKPSLFEKVILKPHDQGVPNHSTMAKQQTNEKILDAVTPEVSGNIQNNQGKSLLPTHGSEVYQEYQGPQSYASGSAYASGAWVSFKNLDMVTAYCVLPNPKEVRWSNGIVSARYRGDTDKGSHGGTHCIPIQNSAKELLNAASKGHFHNGIVIKQEQEEGAKVSPGQSSANETEEVEDTNSGSAEDENEDEMEDDTGSSAEETDVPKDEGECTMNNS; encoded by the exons ATGGAAAAGAACAAGTATCAGATTCTGGGTTCCGCTTCTGGTCAACAACCTCCGACAAATGAACCGCAG GGCAACAAACAGAAAGGCCAAGCAAATGTGACAGTTTTGCCTAACTCAAAACAACAGCAGCAGCTATCCATTGCCCCTAAACCCTACACTCCTCAAAGTGCTACAGAACAGTTCCTGGCAATGACCATGCCCACCAATCAGTGGCAACAAGCTCAGATGTTTGCACAGTTAACAACACCGCCACCACCAACCTATTGGCAACCTCAGTGGCCTTCTGGTGTTGCTCCATTTATGGGATCAAATTTTCCCCCAATTTATCAGCCATTCCCTCCTAATGGCACCACTGATCCTAGCTGCCAAGGTGTTGGAACTTCCTCAACTACCCGGCCTCTAGTTCCGGATATGCATTACCCTATTCCCTACCCGTATCCTGGATTTCCAG GTCCTTGTGATCCATCATCTTGGTTGAGTCAAATGCAGCAATTACAGCATCTCTATGCTTACAATTTTCCTGGTGCGCATGGCTATTCTTCGGTAGCTCCTACTGCGCCTGGCTTCTCAGCTTCTGGAGAGCAATCTTCCCATAAAGGAACTATCAGACCACCTGCAAATCTTTCTCAGAAGCACCAGCAACTCTGGGAAGCTCAG TCAGCAGAGAATGTCCAGCTCTGGAGCATAATAGATAAATTGCAGGCTGAAGTTTCCGATTACAAGGTTCGTCTCACAAGGCTTGAAGAAGAAGTTTCATCACTCAAACAAAAAGCAGCAGCGCCTCCCCATAATGAAGTTAAGGGTAATATCCCTAAAGCGGCAGTGCCTCCCCGTAATGAAGTTAAAGGTAATATCCCTTTAGGGGAAGTTAATGGAAATATCCCTTTTGGAACAGGACAGCCACGAAAGAGAGGGAGGCCACGTAAGCGGCCACTGGATATACTGTATCCGTATCCAATCCATCAAGAATCTCAACCACAAACTCAGTGTAGAAAGCCAGCGCCACTAATTAAGCCTCACTTTGAAATTAAACCATCTCTCTTTGAGAAAGTTATCCTTAAGCCACATGATCAAGGTGTGCCAAATCACTCTACAATGGCAAAGCAGCAAACCAATGAAAAGATCTTAGATGCCGTAACACCAGAAGTGAGTGGCAACATCCAAAACAATCAAGGCAAATCATTGTTGCCTACACACGGAAGCGAAGTTTATCAGGAATATCAGGGACCCCAATCATATGCTAGTGGCAGCGCTTATGCTTCGGGAGCATGggttagttttaaaaatttagacatGGTAACAGCCTATTGTGTACTTCCAAATCCAAAAGAAGTACGATGGAGTAATGGGATTGTTTCGGCTAGATACCGAGGAGATACTGATAAAGGGAGTCATGGGGGAACTCATTGCATACCCATTCAAAACTCTGCTAAGGAACTGTTAAATGCAGCAAGTAAAGGTCATTTCCATAATGGCATTGTTAtcaaacaagaacaagaagaaggagCAAAGGTATCACCTGGACAGAGTTCTGCTAATGAAACAGAGGAGGTGGAAGATACTAACTCAGGATCAGCCGAAGATGAAAATGAGGATGAAATGGAAGATGACACTGGCTCCAGTGCTGAAGAAACTGATGTGCCTAAAGATGAGGGTGAGTGCACCATGAATAATAGTTGA
- the LOC107487603 gene encoding uncharacterized protein LOC107487603 isoform X3, whose translation MTMPTNQWQQAQMFAQLTTPPPPTYWQPQWPSGVAPFMGSNFPPIYQPFPPNGTTDPSCQGVGTSSTTRPLVPDMHYPIPYPYPGFPGPCDPSSWLSQMQQLQHLYAYNFPGAHGYSSVAPTAPGFSASGEQSSHKGTIRPPANLSQKHQQLWEAQSAENVQLWSIIDKLQAEVSDYKVRLTRLEEEVSSLKQKAAAPPHNEVKGNIPKAAVPPRNEVKGNIPLGEVNGNIPFGTGQPRKRGRPRKRPLDILYPYPIHQESQPQTQCRKPAPLIKPHFEIKPSLFEKVILKPHDQGVPNHSTMAKQQTNEKILDAVTPEVSGNIQNNQGKSLLPTHGSEVYQEYQGPQSYASGSAYASGAWVSFKNLDMVTAYCVLPNPKEVRWSNGIVSARYRGDTDKGSHGGTHCIPIQNSAKELLNAASKGHFHNGIVIKQEQEEGAKVSPGQSSANETEEVEDTNSGSAEDENEDEMEDDTGSSAEETDVPKDEGECTMNNS comes from the exons ATGACCATGCCCACCAATCAGTGGCAACAAGCTCAGATGTTTGCACAGTTAACAACACCGCCACCACCAACCTATTGGCAACCTCAGTGGCCTTCTGGTGTTGCTCCATTTATGGGATCAAATTTTCCCCCAATTTATCAGCCATTCCCTCCTAATGGCACCACTGATCCTAGCTGCCAAGGTGTTGGAACTTCCTCAACTACCCGGCCTCTAGTTCCGGATATGCATTACCCTATTCCCTACCCGTATCCTGGATTTCCAG GTCCTTGTGATCCATCATCTTGGTTGAGTCAAATGCAGCAATTACAGCATCTCTATGCTTACAATTTTCCTGGTGCGCATGGCTATTCTTCGGTAGCTCCTACTGCGCCTGGCTTCTCAGCTTCTGGAGAGCAATCTTCCCATAAAGGAACTATCAGACCACCTGCAAATCTTTCTCAGAAGCACCAGCAACTCTGGGAAGCTCAG TCAGCAGAGAATGTCCAGCTCTGGAGCATAATAGATAAATTGCAGGCTGAAGTTTCCGATTACAAGGTTCGTCTCACAAGGCTTGAAGAAGAAGTTTCATCACTCAAACAAAAAGCAGCAGCGCCTCCCCATAATGAAGTTAAGGGTAATATCCCTAAAGCGGCAGTGCCTCCCCGTAATGAAGTTAAAGGTAATATCCCTTTAGGGGAAGTTAATGGAAATATCCCTTTTGGAACAGGACAGCCACGAAAGAGAGGGAGGCCACGTAAGCGGCCACTGGATATACTGTATCCGTATCCAATCCATCAAGAATCTCAACCACAAACTCAGTGTAGAAAGCCAGCGCCACTAATTAAGCCTCACTTTGAAATTAAACCATCTCTCTTTGAGAAAGTTATCCTTAAGCCACATGATCAAGGTGTGCCAAATCACTCTACAATGGCAAAGCAGCAAACCAATGAAAAGATCTTAGATGCCGTAACACCAGAAGTGAGTGGCAACATCCAAAACAATCAAGGCAAATCATTGTTGCCTACACACGGAAGCGAAGTTTATCAGGAATATCAGGGACCCCAATCATATGCTAGTGGCAGCGCTTATGCTTCGGGAGCATGggttagttttaaaaatttagacatGGTAACAGCCTATTGTGTACTTCCAAATCCAAAAGAAGTACGATGGAGTAATGGGATTGTTTCGGCTAGATACCGAGGAGATACTGATAAAGGGAGTCATGGGGGAACTCATTGCATACCCATTCAAAACTCTGCTAAGGAACTGTTAAATGCAGCAAGTAAAGGTCATTTCCATAATGGCATTGTTAtcaaacaagaacaagaagaaggagCAAAGGTATCACCTGGACAGAGTTCTGCTAATGAAACAGAGGAGGTGGAAGATACTAACTCAGGATCAGCCGAAGATGAAAATGAGGATGAAATGGAAGATGACACTGGCTCCAGTGCTGAAGAAACTGATGTGCCTAAAGATGAGGGTGAGTGCACCATGAATAATAGTTGA